AAAGTATCCGCTGAACTCAGCATGGTTTCGCTTGATTTGGTCACACGCACGCTGGTCATATCCCGTAACAGTCATTGCCCAGTACTATTAGTGGATAAAGACGGTTTGCGTATGCTCAATGAGCCGAGCCAGGCTATTGGTATCTATGCTAGCACCAAACCTAGCATTACTGAAATCCCGATAGCAGCAAACATCTGGGTTGTTGCCTTCACCGACGGCGTGCTTGATGCAGGAAGTCGCTTTGGTACCTCCTTTGACGTGGTGGAATGCGTTGCCCATCAGCTCAAGCAAAGTCAATGCACTGCTTCCCTATTGGCTGATGTGATTCTAGCTCGTGCCATGGAATTGGATCGAGGACGCCCACAAGACGACATGAGCGTGCTCGTGCTCGCTCTCGTACCAAGTGAAGCAGTGGACAATATCCGGCGTCTGACCGTTCGTTTCCCGTTGCCGCCTTTCTGAAAGGTCTTACCTGCCACGCCTATAGCGGGATGAGAGGTACAATATATGCGTATAGTCCTGGTAGGCATCTGTGGAAGTGGCAAGACAGTGTTGGCGGAAGCGTTGCGCAAGTTGGGCTATGAAGTTCGTGAATGTGGTCAGGAGCATTCGGAAGTCCCTTACATGTGGCAGGTCATCTCACGCCCAGATGTGCTGATTTACCTGGATGCTAGTGAAGAGGTTGTTTATCGTCGAGGACAGCGCCATTATGTGGTAGGATGCGTGGAGGAGCAACGGCGGCGTTTGGCCCATGCCCGCGCTCATTGCGATCTATACATTATGACCGATGACCTGACTGAATTGCAGGTGTTGAAAATTGCCACGGACTTCCTGGAGCATTATGCACCCAAGCGCAGTAATGATTTGACAGGTCCGTAAGGATAGCCTATAATCGAGCAACCTGAACGGGCTAAACCGGCCACACCCCTGCCGGGTGTGGCTATTATTTGCCTGCTCCAAACTGTGGAGGAAATCAATGCAGCAGCGTGATATAACTTTATTGATGTTCATCATCGTTTTGACGGGTATTGCAATTTGGATTGTCTGGCCAAATAACCCTGGTTTGCACATCCACTTTGGCCCCATCCATTTTGATCGCGATATCAAGGTGCATCGCGGCCTGGATTTGCAGGGTGGTGTACAAGTTGTACTTGAGGCCGATTTGCCTCCGGGGCAGCAAGTGGACGCAGATGCCATGGCTGCGGTAAAGGGCATCATTGACAATCGCGTTAATGGCCTGGGAGTGGTAGAACCCCTTGTGCAGTTAGCAGGCTCCAATCGGGTCGTGGTAGAATTGCCAGGCATTCAAGATCCTGAGCTAGCCATTTCCACTTTACGGCAGACAGGTCTCCTGGAATTCATAGACGCTGGCAATACTTTTCTGCCTGCAGGCTTGGAAGTCCAGACGAGCTTCCGCGAAAGTGGCGAGTTTGGTATCCCAACACCTACTCCCGAACCAACTGCGACAAGCACAGCTCTGGCCATAGAGACGCCTACGCCAACCACAACAGTCACACCCGCCGAGGTTATCTCCCCCACTGCTGAAGTCGAAGCGACACCTTCGCCAACTCCACGTCCCCGCGTTTTCCGTACGGTGATCACCGGAAAACATCTACAATCTGCACAGGTTGGTCAGGACGAATATGGTAGGCCCCAGATCAATTTCACCTTGACTGAAGAAGGCGCCCAAATTTTTGCCGCTCATACCGCTGCCAACATCGGACGGTATCTGGCTATTGCGATGGACGGTGTGATCATCTCGTGTCCACGCATTGAGAGCGCTATTACCGAAGGTTCGGGCCGCATCACTGGTGATTTTAAACTGTCTGAGGCACGCAGCATTGTCATCCAATTGCGCTACGGGGCACTGCCTGTGCCGCTGAAAGTCATTCAAAACCGTACCGTGGGCCCCACTCTTGGGCAAGACTCGGTCGCAAAGAGCACCCGCGCAGGCATTATTGGCGTCATTATTGTCTTATCGTTCATGTTGGTTTACTACCGGCTACATGGCTTTATTGCTGACATTGCGCTGGTTATCTACGCCTTGGTTACTTTCAGTTTGTTTAAGTTGATCCCGGTGACGCTGACTTTACCCGGTGTAGCCGGCTTTCTGTTTTCAGTGGGTACGGCAGTCGATGCCAACATCTTGATTTTTGAGCGCATGAAGGAGGAACTGCGCCAAGGGAAACGGTTCAGTTCGGCTATCCAGGCTGGTTTTGATCGCGCCTGGACCTCTATCCGAGATTCGAACCTTTCCACCCTGATTACCTGTGTAATCCTCTACTGGTTTGGTTCAAACTTCGGTGCGAGCATGGTCAAGGGCTTTGCGGTAACGCTCTTCCTAGGCGTGCTGGTCAGCATGTTCACCGCAATTACCGTTACGCGCACTATTATCCGTGTGCTTTACGCCATTGGGGGTGAGAATCTGCGCGACAGCAAGTGGCTGATTGGCTTGTAGTATCTGAAGCATTCATCCGATATCCAGAAAGCAGCCCTTGGCAGTGCTTGAGTTTCACCTTTTCGTGGAGGTATCATGACAGACATTGTTAGCAAGCGATATTGGTACTTTTTGATTTCGGGTCTAATTATTATTACGGGCCTTATCGCTATGGGCATTTCCATGTTGCGTTTTGGCAGTCCAGTGCGATTGAGCATTGATTTTACCGGCGGTGCGTTCATGGAATTGGCCTTTGAGCAACCAGTGATGCCTGCTGAGGTCCGCCAAGTATTTGTTGAGCACGGCTACGGTGATACTTTGGTGCAAACCACCTTAGATGCTAAAACAGTGCTTATCCGTTCGAAGGAGTTGGAAGAGGGGGAGAAGGCCAAGATTCAGGCTGATTTGACCGCGAGATTTGGCCCATTAACCGAGCTGCGTTTCGATCAGGTAGGCCCCACCGTGGGGCGCGAGGTCACACGCAGCGCCACAATGGCTATTACTGCAGCCGCTGTTGTGATTATGAGTTTTATCATCTTTGCATGGCGAAAAGTGCCTAACGCTTTGCGTTATGGCATTTGTGCCACTGCAGCAACTCTGCACGATGTCTTGGTTACTATGGGGGCCTTTTCCATTTTTGGCCTGGTGCTGGGTTGGGAAGCCGATGCGCTGTTTCTCACAGCCATGCTCACAGTGACCGGTTATTCAGTACAAGATACTATTGTGGTGTTTGACCGCATCCGAGAGAACATTCCCAAGCGTCGTGGCGAACCCTACGAGTTGATCGTGAACCGCAGCTTGTTGGAAACAATACATCGCTCTCTGGCCACGCAATTGAATGCTATCTTTATTCTGATCGCAATCCTGTTCTTCGGGGGAGCGACCATCCGCCAGTTTATCGCCACTCTGCTGATTGGCTTGATCAGTGGCACCTATTCATCTATCTTCACCGCTGTACCACTACTAGTTGTCTGGGAGAAAGGCGAATGGCGCAATCTCTTCCGCCGCCTATCTCGAGGTTAACCCGTGAAGGTGTGATAGCCTCCATGATAGTGCTCTTGGGCGTGAGGCGATCTCTCTGCTATAATTTTATCTAATGGGCGTGTTATATGTTGTAGCGACACCAATTGGGAATCTAGAGGACATCACGTTGCGTGCACTGCGCGTATTGCGCGAGGCGCACCTAATTGCCGCTGAAGATACGCGAACAACAGCCAAACTCCTGACTTGCTATGACATTCACACGCCAATGATCAGTTTCTTTGAACACAATGAATTAGTCAGACAGGAAGAGATCCTGCGCGCTCTAGAAACTCAAGACGTGGCCCTGGTTTCAGAAGCAGGCATGCCCACTATATCCGATCCTGGATACCGCCTGGTCCAGGCTGTGATTGCTGCTGGTATACCCGTGCAAGTCGTGCCAGGGCCATCGGCTGTCCTCGCTGCTTTGGCAGTATCGGGTCTGCCCACGGACAGCTTTGTTTTCCTTGGTTTCCTCCCACGACGCCGCCTGGCGCGACAGCGGACGCTGGCTTCCATACGCGAAGTACCGCGCACGATTGTCTGTTTTGAGACACCACACCGCCTGTTAGCCGCTTTGGAAGATATCTACACCATTTGCGGTGATAGGCAATTGGTGGTTGCCTGTGAATTGACCAAAAAGTACGAAGAGATTTGGCGCGGGACAGTCCACGCCGCGTTGACTCATTTTCGACAGAGTACTCCGCGTGGGGAATTCACCTTGGTGCTCGCTGGTGCACCCGACCGTGAGGAACCTGCCTGGGAAGAATCTCGCGTGCGAAGGGTATTGCGTGAGATGATCCACAGTGGGCTGAGTCGCCGCGATGCCGTAAGCCAGGTCTCCAGAATGGCGCGGTGGCCTAAACGTGCAGTTTATCGCCTTGCATTGCAAGAACAGACCAACCTCATCACGATGTAGAGAGAGAAACGAATGTTTGACTTGGATGCGCCTCAAAACTTCTCTGTGCTCGATCCGCAGAGGATGCTAAACCACATCGCGGGACTGCCGCAGCAATGTGAGGACGCTTGGGATGAGATCCAGGACATCGTGCTACCGGACACCTATCGCCAGGTGGACCAAATCGTCATCCTGGGTATGGGTGGCTCAGCCATCGGTGGTGACTTGTTGCGCGCTCTACTTGTTGAGGAGTGTCCTATCCCGTGCATTGTGCACCGCGATTATGGCGTGCCGGCCTTTGTTAATCAGCGCACTTTAGTCATTGCCTGCAGTTACTCCGGTGACACCGAGGAGGCGCTAAGCGGTTTTGACGAAGCTTTACAACGCGGAGCACGGCTGCTGTCTATCACCACAGGGGGTGAACTGGCGCGGCGCACGCGTATGCACGGCCTACCTTTGCACCTATGCCACTATAAAACACAGCCCCGGGCTGCAGTGGGCTGCGCTCTTATGGCCTTGTTGGGCATTGTACAGCATTTAGGATTGGTGAACGATAAATCAGCTGATGTAGCAGAGGCGATCACCGTGATGCGCGAGTGGCAAGCGCAGATCAAAGAGACAGTACCTGTAACAAGCAATGCGGCAAAGGCGCTGGCCGAAAAGCTTTACGGGCGGGTGCCGGTCGTATATGGCGCAGAGCATTTGAGCGAGGTGGCACGTCGTTGGAAGGGACAATTTAATGAAAATGCCAAGACATGGGCCATTTTCGACGTGTTTCCCGAACTTTGCCACAACACAGTGGCAGGCTACCCTGCGCCGTCTTATTTGCTGCAGTATGTGCATGTAGTGATGTTGACTTCTTCGTTGCACCATCCACGAATGCAAATGCGTTTCGACGTCGTGCGCGAACTACTGCAGCGGGATGGTTTCGCTTTCGATGTGGTTGAAGCGCGTGGGTGCAGCAAACTGGCTCAAATGCTATCACTGGTGCTTTTCGGCGATTATGTCAGTTTTTATCTGGCGATGCTGTACCAGGTTGATCCGTGGTCTATCGGAAATATTGATTTGGTGAAGAAAAGACTGAGTGGCACCTGATTGGACTCGTTGCCAATTAAGGAGGGTTCATGGACTCGGGAATGGTGAGCAAGATTGAAAAAGCAAGGCGATATGCAGAAGAGAAGGAGCGCGTGCATTTCCTCCGATTTGAGGTGATTTTTCGTGGCGATCATGGCACTTACACAGTTCGCTACGATCAAGGAGCATGGCAATGTGGATGCCACTTCTTTGCCCAGAGAGGTGTATGCAGCCATACCATGGCTATGGAAAGAATTCTGTCCGGCATGATGCCCGAATAGAAACAGGAGTGGGTGGTGACAAACGAACGCTAACGGGAGCAACAGCGACATGGAGATCGGCATTGTTGGTGCGGGCTTTACTGGACTAACCGCAGCTTATGAACTGAGTAAGCGTGGACATAAGGTAACTGTTTTTGAGCAGGCATCTCAGGCTGGTGGCTTGAGCGGAACCTTCCAAGACGAGAATTGGGAATGGCCTCTGGAGATGTTCTATCATCACATCTTTGCCTCGGATGACATTCTGTTGAATTTCAACCGGGAGTTGGGGATTGCTGACAAGGTGTTTTTCCCCAGGCCGATCACTGCTATCTGGCAAAAAGGCGGTGCTCATGCTTTTGATAGCCCGCTGGCTGTGCTGCGCTATCCCTACTTGTCCTTTGCGGATAAAATGCGTGTTGGACTTGTAATCCTCTACCTGCGTCTCTCCCAAGAGTGGCAACCTCTGGAACGGGTCTCGGCGCACGAATGGCTACCTCGTTATGTTGGTCAACGGGCTTACCAGGCACTCTGGGAGCCACTGCTCGCGGGCAAGTTCGGAGAATACTACCGCGAAGTCAACATGGCCTGGTTCTGGGCGCGATTTCACAAGCGAACACCGCGCTTGGGTTACTATATTGGGGGCTATCAGACGCTCTTCAATGCCCTGGTGGCCAAGGTTCAATCTCAAGGCGGTGTTATTCACTTGAATACACCAGTGCAGCGCATTGAAGGAAGCGCACCGCGAATTCGCGTTCATGCCGCAAAGGCTGTGCACGAGTTTGAAGCAGTGATAGCCACAGTTCCACCGCAAACGATGCTTCATCTGGCGCCGGACCTGCCTGAGGATTATGCAGCACAGATACGCGGACTGCGTGCTATTGGTGCGTTGACCCTCATTTTGGCTTTGAAGCATCCTATGACGGATGGCTTCTATTGGATCAACCTACCTAAGGGGGAGTTCCCCTTCCTGGCTTTTGTGGAACACACCAACTATCAATCGCCAGAACACTATGGTGGGGATTATATCGTTTACCTGGGGACCTATCTCCCACCAGAACATCGCTACTTTCGCTTGAGCAAGGAGGAGATCCTGCAAGAGTTCCTGCCCAGCATGCCAGCCTTTAATCCCCAATTTGAGCTATCTTGGGTGCGCAACACCTGGCTGTTTCGGCGTAAATATGCGCAACCGGTGGTGCCTGTCCATTACTCCAAGCAGATCCCTGCCGTACGCACGCCTGTGGCGGGCTTGTACTTTGCCAGCATGAGCCAGGTCTATCCCTGGGACCGGGGCTCGAACTACGCCGTGGAGATGGGACAGAAGGTAGCGAGAATGGTGCTTGAGGATACTGCAACATAGCCCTCTATGCCCTTTCATGGATGCTATGCAGGGGTGGTAGATGCCCCGTTGCCTGCAATAATAGCAGGGGAAATTAGCACATCGGTTCAATGTGGATGCGGCCTCGCTCGTGAAGCGATGATAACCTGATAGGTAATATGGCGACAAGAAGACATTCCGGGAAGACAATGCATCAGCGGTGGATATCTTGGAAGTATGCAGCAGCACTGCTGCTCATTCTTGTACTGCCAGGTTGGGGAAGAGCTGCAACTGGCCCGCAGCTCGCGCTCAGCAAATCTGCCACTCCATCTACCGTAGCCGCTGGTGGACGCGTAACTTATACCATCACCTTGACGAATGCCGGCAATGAGCCTGCAGAAGGCATCACCATAAGGGATGCTCTGCCCGATGGTTTCACCTATCTCCCTGGCACTAGCCGCATCACGGTGAACGGTGTGACCGTTTCCACAACGGACCCCGTTATTAGCGGACGTACTCTGACCTGGGCCAAACCAACGCCCGGTTTGCGCCTGCCCTCTGGGCGCAATGCCAGT
The DNA window shown above is from Chloroflexota bacterium and carries:
- a CDS encoding serine/threonine-protein phosphatase; its protein translation is MQGSNENPELELQVGVAKVNKYAVSESGDTLEMIERPHGGLSLVLVDGQRSGQSAKRISNLVARKAISLLAEGIRDGAAARAAHDYLRAYHQGKVSAELSMVSLDLVTRTLVISRNSHCPVLLVDKDGLRMLNEPSQAIGIYASTKPSITEIPIAANIWVVAFTDGVLDAGSRFGTSFDVVECVAHQLKQSQCTASLLADVILARAMELDRGRPQDDMSVLVLALVPSEAVDNIRRLTVRFPLPPF
- the secD gene encoding protein translocase subunit SecD, which codes for MQQRDITLLMFIIVLTGIAIWIVWPNNPGLHIHFGPIHFDRDIKVHRGLDLQGGVQVVLEADLPPGQQVDADAMAAVKGIIDNRVNGLGVVEPLVQLAGSNRVVVELPGIQDPELAISTLRQTGLLEFIDAGNTFLPAGLEVQTSFRESGEFGIPTPTPEPTATSTALAIETPTPTTTVTPAEVISPTAEVEATPSPTPRPRVFRTVITGKHLQSAQVGQDEYGRPQINFTLTEEGAQIFAAHTAANIGRYLAIAMDGVIISCPRIESAITEGSGRITGDFKLSEARSIVIQLRYGALPVPLKVIQNRTVGPTLGQDSVAKSTRAGIIGVIIVLSFMLVYYRLHGFIADIALVIYALVTFSLFKLIPVTLTLPGVAGFLFSVGTAVDANILIFERMKEELRQGKRFSSAIQAGFDRAWTSIRDSNLSTLITCVILYWFGSNFGASMVKGFAVTLFLGVLVSMFTAITVTRTIIRVLYAIGGENLRDSKWLIGL
- the secF gene encoding protein translocase subunit SecF, which codes for MTDIVSKRYWYFLISGLIIITGLIAMGISMLRFGSPVRLSIDFTGGAFMELAFEQPVMPAEVRQVFVEHGYGDTLVQTTLDAKTVLIRSKELEEGEKAKIQADLTARFGPLTELRFDQVGPTVGREVTRSATMAITAAAVVIMSFIIFAWRKVPNALRYGICATAATLHDVLVTMGAFSIFGLVLGWEADALFLTAMLTVTGYSVQDTIVVFDRIRENIPKRRGEPYELIVNRSLLETIHRSLATQLNAIFILIAILFFGGATIRQFIATLLIGLISGTYSSIFTAVPLLVVWEKGEWRNLFRRLSRG
- the rsmI gene encoding 16S rRNA (cytidine(1402)-2'-O)-methyltransferase; translation: MGVLYVVATPIGNLEDITLRALRVLREAHLIAAEDTRTTAKLLTCYDIHTPMISFFEHNELVRQEEILRALETQDVALVSEAGMPTISDPGYRLVQAVIAAGIPVQVVPGPSAVLAALAVSGLPTDSFVFLGFLPRRRLARQRTLASIREVPRTIVCFETPHRLLAALEDIYTICGDRQLVVACELTKKYEEIWRGTVHAALTHFRQSTPRGEFTLVLAGAPDREEPAWEESRVRRVLREMIHSGLSRRDAVSQVSRMARWPKRAVYRLALQEQTNLITM
- a CDS encoding bifunctional phosphoglucose/phosphomannose isomerase, which gives rise to MFDLDAPQNFSVLDPQRMLNHIAGLPQQCEDAWDEIQDIVLPDTYRQVDQIVILGMGGSAIGGDLLRALLVEECPIPCIVHRDYGVPAFVNQRTLVIACSYSGDTEEALSGFDEALQRGARLLSITTGGELARRTRMHGLPLHLCHYKTQPRAAVGCALMALLGIVQHLGLVNDKSADVAEAITVMREWQAQIKETVPVTSNAAKALAEKLYGRVPVVYGAEHLSEVARRWKGQFNENAKTWAIFDVFPELCHNTVAGYPAPSYLLQYVHVVMLTSSLHHPRMQMRFDVVRELLQRDGFAFDVVEARGCSKLAQMLSLVLFGDYVSFYLAMLYQVDPWSIGNIDLVKKRLSGT
- a CDS encoding NAD(P)/FAD-dependent oxidoreductase, which encodes MEIGIVGAGFTGLTAAYELSKRGHKVTVFEQASQAGGLSGTFQDENWEWPLEMFYHHIFASDDILLNFNRELGIADKVFFPRPITAIWQKGGAHAFDSPLAVLRYPYLSFADKMRVGLVILYLRLSQEWQPLERVSAHEWLPRYVGQRAYQALWEPLLAGKFGEYYREVNMAWFWARFHKRTPRLGYYIGGYQTLFNALVAKVQSQGGVIHLNTPVQRIEGSAPRIRVHAAKAVHEFEAVIATVPPQTMLHLAPDLPEDYAAQIRGLRAIGALTLILALKHPMTDGFYWINLPKGEFPFLAFVEHTNYQSPEHYGGDYIVYLGTYLPPEHRYFRLSKEEILQEFLPSMPAFNPQFELSWVRNTWLFRRKYAQPVVPVHYSKQIPAVRTPVAGLYFASMSQVYPWDRGSNYAVEMGQKVARMVLEDTAT